In Maridesulfovibrio sp., a single genomic region encodes these proteins:
- the putP gene encoding sodium/proline symporter PutP: protein MIQIETLITFAVYLVFLLAVGWYFYKRTTDIEGYILGGRGLGGWVTALSAQASDMSGWLLMGLPGAVYLNGLPSAWIAIGLFLGTALNWIFVSSRLRVYTQLTGTLTISSFFEKRFNDPTSLLRVGSAVIILIFFTIYSSSGLVAAGKLFESMFNIDYSVAVISGAVVIVAYTFLGGFMAVCWTDFFQGALMFFAIVLVPGLATVHCGGISAVESGMIAKHISTSLFHSGTGQALSGLAIISTMAWGLGYFGQPHILTRFMGIRSVRELPKATVVALVWVIISLAGAVITGMVAIPMFDGLKGGDQEKVFIYMIGILFNPWIGGVLLAAILSAIMSTIDSQLLVSSSALTEDFYKKILRREASDKELVLVGRLCVLVISIIAMSMALTPGNTILGLVAYAWGGFGAAFGPVVLFALFSRRTTWLSALGGMVVGTLVLIFWKDAGLGAEMYEIVPGFAANFLTIFVVNMVCPQKDEQVLADYDAMKSLLKE, encoded by the coding sequence GTGATTCAGATCGAAACTTTGATTACTTTTGCCGTATATCTTGTTTTTCTGCTTGCCGTGGGCTGGTATTTTTACAAACGCACTACGGATATTGAGGGATATATTCTTGGAGGAAGAGGGCTCGGTGGCTGGGTTACCGCTCTTTCCGCACAGGCAAGCGATATGTCCGGCTGGCTGCTGATGGGGCTTCCCGGTGCGGTCTATCTTAACGGACTGCCGTCGGCATGGATTGCCATCGGATTGTTCCTGGGGACCGCGTTGAACTGGATTTTTGTTTCCTCCCGCCTGCGGGTCTACACACAGCTTACCGGGACCCTGACCATCTCGTCCTTTTTCGAAAAGAGGTTCAACGACCCCACAAGCCTGTTACGGGTCGGTTCCGCTGTAATCATACTCATCTTTTTCACCATATATTCATCTTCGGGACTGGTTGCCGCCGGAAAACTCTTCGAGTCCATGTTCAACATCGATTACAGCGTGGCAGTAATATCCGGGGCAGTAGTTATTGTTGCCTATACTTTTCTCGGCGGTTTTATGGCCGTCTGCTGGACTGATTTCTTCCAGGGAGCGCTCATGTTCTTCGCCATTGTCCTGGTGCCGGGCCTGGCAACCGTTCATTGCGGAGGAATTTCCGCTGTGGAATCAGGGATGATCGCGAAACATATTTCAACCAGCCTGTTTCATAGCGGGACCGGGCAGGCCCTGTCCGGACTTGCAATAATTTCCACCATGGCCTGGGGGCTGGGATATTTCGGTCAGCCGCATATTCTTACCCGGTTCATGGGCATCCGTTCCGTCCGGGAGCTGCCCAAGGCAACTGTAGTGGCGCTTGTCTGGGTAATCATTTCTCTCGCCGGGGCGGTGATCACCGGGATGGTGGCCATACCCATGTTTGACGGTCTCAAGGGTGGGGATCAGGAAAAGGTCTTCATTTACATGATCGGAATTCTTTTTAATCCCTGGATCGGCGGTGTGCTCCTTGCGGCCATCCTTTCAGCGATAATGTCCACTATCGATTCTCAGCTTCTGGTCTCTTCTTCGGCCCTTACCGAGGATTTCTATAAAAAAATCCTGCGGCGTGAAGCTTCCGACAAGGAACTGGTGCTTGTCGGAAGACTTTGTGTGTTGGTCATTTCAATCATCGCCATGAGCATGGCCCTCACTCCGGGGAATACCATTCTTGGACTGGTGGCCTATGCCTGGGGCGGGTTCGGCGCTGCGTTCGGTCCCGTGGTTCTTTTTGCTCTGTTCAGCCGCAGAACGACATGGCTTTCCGCCCTTGGCGGTATGGTGGTCGGAACTCTGGTTCTTATTTTCTGGAAGGATGCCGGACTCGGAGCGGAGATGTACGAAATAGTACCCGGTTTTGCGGCCAACTTCCTGACTATATTTGTTGTGAATATGGTATGTCCGCAGAAGGATGAACAGGTCCTCGCTGATTATGACGCAATGAAGTCTCTTTTGAAAGAGTAA